The following proteins are co-located in the Pedobacter sp. FW305-3-2-15-E-R2A2 genome:
- a CDS encoding CPBP family glutamic-type intramembrane protease, producing the protein MIETLSTYWQYLKYPRLPLQLADKKAVWKELLWLLILDLAFALVITIIYYTLLKFQLIVKYEDSDLFKYGFPLAMLLGVVVAPLAEEFVFRWQLRKPKVSIWFVGISAALITGSFLKNDNVLFAIYIVFFIATLTVTILTDKLKRLKAVHLFRNYYVFLFYYTAIIFGYVHMSNIKGLTLSDPSFILYISSQIFGGLTMGYIRVKYGLKYSMLLHAVFNAIMVPLAWLSM; encoded by the coding sequence ATGATTGAAACGCTCTCCACCTATTGGCAATATCTAAAATACCCACGCTTACCCCTACAGCTCGCAGACAAGAAAGCAGTCTGGAAAGAGCTGTTATGGCTCCTTATTTTAGACCTTGCATTTGCCCTTGTCATTACCATAATTTATTATACGCTCCTGAAATTCCAATTAATTGTGAAATATGAGGATTCGGATCTCTTTAAATATGGATTCCCTCTAGCTATGCTTTTGGGAGTGGTAGTTGCGCCTCTTGCTGAGGAATTTGTCTTTAGATGGCAACTTAGAAAACCTAAGGTCAGCATCTGGTTTGTAGGAATCTCAGCTGCGCTGATTACCGGCTCTTTCCTCAAAAATGACAATGTGCTATTCGCTATATATATTGTCTTTTTCATCGCTACGCTGACGGTAACTATACTGACAGACAAATTGAAGCGACTGAAAGCTGTTCATCTATTCCGAAACTATTATGTATTCCTGTTTTACTATACGGCAATTATTTTTGGTTATGTACACATGAGTAACATCAAGGGCCTAACCTTGTCTGATCCTTCTTTTATACTATACATTAGTTCTCAGATATTCGGTGGTTTAACAATGGGATATATCCGGGTAAAATATGGCTTAAAGTATAGCATGTTGCTCCACGCAGTTTTCAATGCAATCATGGTCCCTTTAGCCTGGCTCAGCATGTAA
- a CDS encoding DUF262 domain-containing protein, which translates to MLKNDLESLQNIAKERTVRTQSIEYDLETLVKKIKKGVIKLDPDYQRRHRWDVETSSKLIESLILNIPIPTVYLSYDVDVDEDPEDNEARYSVIDGQQRLTAILNFFDNKYALKGLDILEALENCFYRDLPPFLLRRLEERTIKCLRIDSTVDPQVKYDIFERLNSGSVVLGSHELRNAVLRGPFNNACKLLAKNEDFRVLNQISLTSPDTNVKVKKMEDAELVLRFFSLIENNYKKYKKSKDKNFKDFLSDNLGEKNRLTTKKIAEYAKLFAETMSFIRKCFGDNAFAKYKEEGGKLVLQSKFNAAVYDALAIAVATEVVQKGQHNESMSSVSEKFLKLFSDAKFHESVSGSILDSGKIIYRIDTTRSIF; encoded by the coding sequence ATGCTGAAAAATGATTTAGAAAGTCTTCAAAATATAGCCAAAGAGAGAACTGTCAGAACTCAAAGTATCGAGTATGATTTAGAAACATTAGTTAAGAAGATTAAAAAAGGGGTAATAAAACTAGATCCTGATTATCAAAGGAGGCATAGATGGGATGTTGAAACGTCATCTAAGTTAATAGAAAGTTTGATTCTAAATATTCCGATCCCAACAGTATATCTTTCATATGATGTTGATGTAGATGAAGATCCTGAGGACAATGAAGCAAGGTATTCTGTTATTGATGGACAACAGCGATTAACGGCAATCCTTAATTTTTTTGACAACAAATATGCATTAAAGGGGTTGGATATACTTGAAGCTCTTGAAAATTGTTTTTATAGAGATCTACCACCCTTTTTATTGAGAAGACTAGAAGAAAGAACTATCAAATGTTTAAGGATAGATTCCACAGTCGATCCACAAGTTAAATATGATATTTTCGAGCGACTAAATTCTGGATCTGTCGTATTGGGTTCTCATGAATTAAGAAATGCTGTTTTGAGAGGTCCTTTTAATAATGCTTGCAAACTATTGGCTAAGAACGAAGATTTTAGAGTTTTAAATCAAATTTCTTTAACATCTCCAGATACCAATGTAAAAGTTAAGAAGATGGAAGACGCAGAATTGGTTTTGCGATTCTTTTCGTTAATTGAAAATAATTATAAAAAATACAAAAAATCAAAAGACAAAAACTTCAAAGACTTTTTGTCAGATAACTTGGGCGAGAAGAATAGATTAACAACTAAGAAGATTGCCGAGTATGCGAAATTATTTGCTGAGACGATGTCATTTATTAGAAAATGCTTTGGTGACAATGCGTTCGCAAAATATAAAGAAGAAGGTGGGAAATTGGTGCTTCAATCTAAATTTAATGCAGCGGTTTATGATGCTTTAGCAATCGCAGTAGCAACGGAAGTCGTACAAAAAGGTCAACACAATGAAAGTATGAGTTCGGTTAGCGAGAAGTTTCTAAAACTGTTTTCAGATGCCAAATTTCATGAATCTGTTTCAGGCTCAATACTAGATAGTGGTAAAATAATCTATAGGATTGATACAACAAGATCTATATTTTAA
- a CDS encoding alpha/beta fold hydrolase yields the protein MKNAHTKMILMAFASLFLVSSCKKKNDPKSVFTETKISLNTHKLASFSAIKNSKYLVVFESGLGNDHTVWSSNAVASQISSVTDILMYDRAGYGKSENGPGPRNIERLRSELENVIDKFSNGRKVILIGHSLGGMIIRDYAIKNPVKTAALLFVDPSHEFYSHPTQAEEDALYEASKNANGANFGGTLEAREFIEDLQYAGTLPSLPNVPVIVLTSMKVDASTSSSAKQIFYNAHELLKNGVTDFTHIATTNSGHFIMIDEPNLVIDNLKLLISKLP from the coding sequence ATGAAAAACGCTCATACGAAAATGATACTTATGGCTTTTGCCAGTCTTTTTTTGGTTTCTTCCTGTAAAAAAAAGAATGACCCAAAATCGGTTTTTACCGAAACGAAGATCAGTTTAAACACCCACAAACTAGCGTCATTCTCCGCAATAAAAAACTCGAAGTATTTGGTTGTTTTTGAATCTGGATTAGGCAATGACCATACCGTATGGAGCAGCAATGCTGTTGCTTCACAAATAAGCAGCGTTACCGACATACTCATGTACGACCGTGCAGGTTATGGGAAATCAGAGAATGGCCCGGGCCCAAGAAATATAGAACGGTTAAGAAGTGAATTGGAAAACGTAATTGATAAGTTTTCAAACGGAAGAAAAGTCATATTGATCGGGCATTCATTAGGCGGTATGATCATCAGAGATTATGCGATTAAAAACCCAGTCAAAACGGCAGCACTGTTATTTGTTGATCCTTCACACGAATTTTACAGTCACCCCACCCAAGCCGAGGAAGATGCGCTTTATGAGGCTTCCAAAAATGCCAATGGTGCAAATTTCGGAGGAACACTTGAAGCCAGGGAGTTCATAGAAGACTTACAGTACGCCGGCACCTTACCTTCTTTGCCAAACGTACCGGTAATTGTATTAACCAGTATGAAAGTGGATGCCAGCACTTCATCATCAGCTAAGCAAATCTTCTATAATGCACACGAGTTATTAAAAAATGGGGTAACCGATTTCACTCATATTGCCACCACAAATTCGGGACACTTTATCATGATTGACGAGCCAAACCTGGTAATTGATAATTTAAAATTATTGATTTCAAAATTGCCATAA
- a CDS encoding DUF6266 family protein codes for MARNKNGILGGFSGKVGSVVGYNSYGVDRMRGLPERIAPATVAEIKNRTKFKLVQDTLNCCKELIKIGFNNYWTKTGGMRGAVSYNKMFAVKEEEGAYSIDPEEFRFSGGTLPGLKEVRVEKEGKDLFRFYWDKEFVPDSSPQDQVMMLAIDLEGKQASYVAYGGFRSSGTDVLRLSVDLVGKVVEVYIGMIARDRSKQSDSQYLTMNIV; via the coding sequence ATGGCACGAAATAAAAATGGGATTTTAGGAGGGTTTAGTGGTAAAGTTGGCAGTGTTGTCGGCTACAATTCTTATGGTGTGGACAGGATGAGAGGTTTGCCTGAGCGTATAGCTCCGGCCACAGTCGCAGAAATTAAGAACAGAACAAAGTTTAAGTTGGTACAGGATACTTTGAATTGCTGTAAGGAATTGATCAAGATTGGTTTTAATAACTATTGGACAAAGACAGGTGGGATGAGGGGGGCAGTTTCGTATAACAAAATGTTTGCAGTGAAGGAAGAGGAGGGAGCATATTCTATTGATCCGGAAGAATTTAGGTTTAGTGGTGGTACGCTTCCAGGTTTGAAGGAGGTGAGGGTGGAAAAGGAAGGTAAGGATTTGTTCAGGTTTTATTGGGATAAGGAATTTGTTCCAGATTCGTCTCCGCAGGATCAGGTAATGATGTTGGCTATTGATTTGGAAGGTAAGCAGGCGAGTTATGTAGCGTATGGTGGTTTTAGGAGTTCTGGAACTGATGTACTGAGGCTTTCTGTTGATTTGGTTGGAAAAGTAGTGGAGGTTTATATTGGAATGATAGCAAGAGATAGATCCAAGCAATCGGATAGTCAATATTTAACAATGAACATCGTTTAA
- a CDS encoding ABC transporter permease codes for MFRLNLKIALRNLWRNKTSSVINIVGLAVGLSACLLLLLYVNYEMNFDRHFKDSDKVYQVMTNFQDANGKITSTGDVPGNGIAMAIKTRIPEVDAIARIGGGDESLIANKEKIFKKSDLFADPEILKIFNYEFITGNPVTALNTPDAIILTETTAKILFGSTDVLNKTVRYQNRNDLKVTGVIKNLPANVSFRFDYLMSWSFYESINDYVKKPSWGDFNFPVMAKVNDPANIELINAKVKKLFNENYTAQRNENFLFPLTDIHLHGEFLNGKSIGGDIERVYLFIALAFGILLVACINFMNMATAKSERRAKEVGIKKTIGATRGSLVIQFLTEAMVLTAVAVLIAITIVEVTLPVFNNLLGIDIAIGYTNTGYWLGILSVALLTGLLSGTYPALFLSSFNPIQTLKKKTARTKLIPFNIRQVLVVVQFCFAIILIIATLVIYKQMQFIKNRPIGYNINLLAEMPQDGELNNKFDLLKAQLLKSGAVTAVNKSSRGMTNVGSWFYGFQWPGMEEKGKEIVFNRLETQYDFVKTNGVELVAGRDFSRDFASDSAGIMLSSTAVKMMKLKNPLGTNVNLFGNQLKVIGVFKDFIWSSPYRSGNPMVIIFNKNPGGNINMRLNPANSVSRNVELISTITKNINPEYPVEIKFVNDLFSEKLQSERILGILANLFGGIAILISCLGLYGLVAYSAEQRTKEFGVRRVLGASIGNIMRLLSVSFLKMVFIAVCIGVPLAYYLMNRWLGEFEFRTTISWPIVLISISGTVIIAFLTVSFQAYKAAKANPVEALKYE; via the coding sequence ATGTTCAGACTCAATTTAAAAATCGCCTTGCGTAATCTCTGGAGAAACAAGACTTCTTCCGTTATTAATATTGTTGGTTTGGCGGTTGGTCTATCTGCCTGTCTGCTATTGCTGTTATATGTCAATTACGAGATGAATTTCGACCGTCACTTTAAGGATTCAGATAAAGTCTATCAGGTGATGACGAATTTTCAGGATGCTAACGGAAAGATTACAAGTACAGGAGATGTACCGGGAAACGGGATCGCCATGGCCATTAAAACTAGAATTCCAGAGGTCGACGCGATTGCCAGAATTGGTGGTGGTGATGAATCGCTCATTGCCAATAAGGAAAAAATATTTAAAAAATCAGATCTCTTTGCCGATCCGGAGATCCTGAAAATTTTCAATTACGAGTTCATCACCGGCAATCCAGTGACGGCATTAAATACACCTGATGCTATAATATTGACAGAGACTACTGCGAAAATTTTATTCGGTAGTACCGATGTGCTGAACAAAACGGTCAGGTATCAAAACCGAAACGATTTAAAGGTTACTGGTGTAATCAAAAATTTGCCGGCCAATGTTTCATTCCGGTTTGATTATTTGATGTCCTGGTCTTTTTATGAAAGTATAAATGATTACGTTAAGAAACCGAGTTGGGGAGATTTTAATTTTCCTGTAATGGCAAAGGTTAATGATCCGGCCAATATTGAGTTGATTAATGCTAAGGTGAAAAAACTGTTCAATGAAAACTATACGGCACAAAGGAATGAGAATTTCCTGTTCCCTTTAACCGATATACATTTGCATGGCGAATTTCTGAACGGCAAAAGTATAGGTGGCGACATTGAACGTGTTTATCTTTTTATTGCATTGGCCTTTGGTATTTTGTTGGTGGCCTGCATCAATTTCATGAACATGGCCACGGCTAAGTCAGAGCGCAGGGCGAAGGAAGTAGGGATCAAGAAGACTATCGGCGCAACCAGAGGATCTTTGGTCATTCAGTTCCTCACCGAAGCGATGGTCCTTACTGCAGTAGCTGTCCTGATTGCCATTACCATTGTAGAAGTTACTTTACCCGTATTTAATAACCTGCTGGGGATAGACATTGCAATTGGTTATACCAATACCGGCTATTGGCTGGGTATCCTGTCCGTAGCATTGCTGACTGGCCTTTTATCCGGTACTTATCCGGCGCTATTCCTCTCTTCTTTTAACCCGATTCAGACTTTAAAAAAGAAAACAGCAAGGACGAAACTCATTCCTTTTAACATCAGGCAGGTGTTGGTGGTGGTGCAATTTTGTTTTGCCATTATACTCATCATCGCTACGCTTGTGATCTATAAACAGATGCAGTTTATAAAGAACAGACCGATAGGCTATAACATTAATTTGCTGGCGGAGATGCCTCAGGATGGAGAATTGAATAATAAGTTTGATCTGCTTAAAGCACAACTGTTAAAAAGCGGAGCGGTCACTGCTGTCAACAAATCTTCCAGAGGTATGACCAATGTGGGCAGCTGGTTTTATGGCTTCCAATGGCCGGGAATGGAAGAAAAGGGAAAAGAAATTGTTTTTAACCGTTTGGAGACCCAATATGATTTCGTAAAGACCAACGGTGTAGAACTCGTGGCAGGCCGCGATTTCTCCAGAGATTTCGCATCAGATAGTGCTGGAATTATGCTGAGCAGTACCGCCGTAAAGATGATGAAGCTTAAAAATCCATTGGGAACGAACGTAAATCTCTTTGGAAATCAGCTGAAGGTGATCGGCGTTTTTAAAGATTTCATCTGGTCTTCCCCTTATCGTTCCGGAAATCCGATGGTGATCATCTTTAATAAAAATCCGGGAGGAAACATTAATATGCGCTTAAATCCTGCCAATAGTGTGAGCAGAAATGTGGAGCTGATCTCGACCATTACCAAAAATATCAATCCGGAATATCCGGTAGAAATCAAGTTTGTCAATGACCTGTTTTCGGAAAAACTGCAGTCGGAAAGGATTCTGGGCATTCTGGCCAATCTGTTTGGAGGCATTGCGATACTCATCTCTTGTCTGGGACTTTATGGCCTTGTTGCTTACAGCGCAGAGCAGCGTACCAAAGAGTTTGGTGTGCGTCGTGTACTAGGTGCTTCAATTGGCAATATCATGAGATTGCTCTCGGTTTCCTTTCTGAAAATGGTGTTTATCGCCGTGTGTATCGGTGTGCCTCTGGCTTATTACCTCATGAACAGATGGCTCGGCGAGTTCGAGTTCAGAACCACCATATCCTGGCCAATAGTCTTGATCTCCATAAGCGGAACGGTAATTATTGCATTTTTGACCGTTAGTTTTCAGGCTTATAAAGCAGCAAAAGCCAATCCTGTTGAAGCCTTGAAGTACGAATAA